From the genome of Geminocystis herdmanii PCC 6308, one region includes:
- a CDS encoding tRNA (cytidine(34)-2'-O)-methyltransferase, producing the protein MPKVVLVHPQIPPNTGNIARTCAATETELHLVAPLGFEISDRYLKRAGLDYWPHVKLTYHQSPQHFIKTAREKGGRIIGLSVRGKQNYLECQFQPDDWLLFGSETDGLPPEVLKECDLTCFITMKSPHVRSLNLSVSTSIVLFESIRQTVNN; encoded by the coding sequence ATGCCTAAAGTTGTTTTAGTACATCCTCAAATACCTCCCAATACGGGAAATATTGCTCGAACCTGTGCGGCGACTGAAACAGAATTACATCTAGTCGCACCTTTAGGCTTTGAAATTAGCGATCGATATTTAAAAAGAGCTGGTTTAGACTACTGGCCCCATGTTAAACTAACATATCATCAAAGTCCCCAACATTTTATTAAAACGGCTAGAGAAAAAGGTGGAAGAATAATTGGTTTAAGTGTCAGAGGCAAACAAAACTATCTTGAGTGTCAATTTCAACCCGATGATTGGCTTTTATTTGGCAGTGAAACCGATGGTTTACCCCCAGAAGTATTAAAAGAATGTGACTTAACTTGCTTTATCACTATGAAAAGTCCCCATGTACGCAGTTTGAACTTGTCCGTAAGCACCTCGATCGTGCTATTTGAATCAATACGACAGACAGTAAATAATTGA
- a CDS encoding bifunctional nuclease family protein, with protein MIEMRVAAIALDAVTRSPIVLLKDATERRALPIYIGQDQARSIIGALEHQPTPRPITHDLMVNIFRAWNLKLDKVIISTLQDNTFYALLCMKMGKKEKNIDCRPSDAIALAVRYNCPIWVMEEVILDASIPVDRDADEEEREAFKDFVANLSPDELIRRAQQAGEE; from the coding sequence ATGATCGAGATGAGGGTAGCGGCTATTGCTTTAGATGCGGTAACTCGCAGTCCTATAGTACTACTAAAAGATGCCACAGAACGCCGTGCCTTACCTATATATATAGGACAAGATCAAGCTAGATCTATTATAGGGGCATTGGAACACCAACCAACACCAAGACCTATCACCCATGATTTAATGGTAAATATATTTCGTGCATGGAATTTAAAATTAGATAAAGTCATTATCAGTACTCTACAAGATAATACTTTTTATGCTCTTTTATGTATGAAAATGGGTAAAAAGGAGAAAAATATCGATTGTCGCCCCAGTGATGCTATTGCCCTAGCCGTGAGATATAATTGCCCTATTTGGGTAATGGAAGAAGTTATTTTAGATGCTTCTATCCCCGTCGATAGAGACGCTGACGAGGAAGAAAGGGAAGCCTTTAAGGATTTTGTTGCTAATTTAAGCCCCGATGAGTTGATTCGTCGGGCGCAACAAGCAGGAGAAGAATAA